A stretch of the Malus domestica chromosome 08, GDT2T_hap1 genome encodes the following:
- the LOC103453626 gene encoding dynamin-like protein ARC5, with protein MSRDEAETAENENNWAAEEEEEEQCRLYEAYNELHGLAQAFDTPFDAPAVLVVGHQTDGKSALVEALMGFQFNHVGGGTKTRRPITLHMKYDPHAHSPVCRLLLPSDSNSDYEKPLSLQEIQAYIEAENMRLEKEPCLFSSKEIIIRVEYKYCPNLTIIDTPGLIAPAPGPKNRALQGQARAVEALVRAKMQHKEFIILCLEDCSDWSNATTRRVVMQIDPELSRTVIVSTKLDTKIPQFSRASDVEVFLLPPTCMLDGSILGDSPFFTSVPSGRVGVGQDSVYRSNDEFKKAISLREMEDVASLEEKMGRSLSMQERSRIGVSKLRSFLEELLQKRYMDNVPLIIPLLEKEFRSATRKMNEINQELSTLDELKLKEKGRIFHDLFLTKLSLLLKGTVVAPPDKFGETLQDERTNGGAFVSSDGLQFPHKLIPNAGMRLYGGAQYHRAMAEFRFVVGGIKCPPITREEIVNACGVEDLHDGTNYSRTACVIAVAKARDTFEPFLHQLGCRLLHILKRLLPISVYLLQKDGEYLSGHEVFLRRVASAFNDFAESTERACREKCMEDLVSTTRYVTWSLHNKNRAGLRQFLDSFAGTEHATTGGSGASAGLSQDSSFGSVTSEKDTKSRGDVKLSHVASGTDLTSSIHSTETRLADLLDSTLWNRRLAPSSERIVYALVQQIFHGIKEYFLASAELKFNCFLLMPVVDKLPALLREDLKSAFEDDLDNIFDITNLRHLLGQRKRDAEIEIKRIKRLKDKFRSLNKKLSSNQTIATAFS; from the exons ATGTCGAGGGACGAGGCGGAAACGGcggaaaatgaaaataattgggcggcggaggaggaggaggaggagcagtGCCGTCTGTACGAAGCCTACAACGAACTCCACGGCCTTGCGCAGGCCTTCGACACTCCATTCGACGCGCCAGCGGTGCTTGTGGTGGGCCACCAGACCGACGGCAAGAGCGCCTTGGTGGAAGCACTCATGGGGTTCCAGTTTAACCACGTCGGCGGCGGCACCAAGACCCGCCGTCCCATCACCCTTCACATGAAGTACGATCCCCACGCCCATTCCCCcgtctgccgcctcctcctgcCCTCGGATTCCAATTCCGATTACGAAAAGCCTCTCTCGCTCCAAGAAATTCAAGCCTACATTGAAGCTGAGAACATGAGGTTGGAGAAGGAGCCTTGTCTCTTCTCCTCCAAGGAGATCATAATTCGAGTGGAGTACAAGTATTGCCCAAATCTTACCATTATCGACACTCCTGGACTAATCGCTCCTGCTCCTGGTCCAAAGAATCGAGCTTTACAG GGCCAAGCTCGTGCTGTTGAAGCACTTGTACGAGCGAAAATGCAGCATAAGGAGTTTATAATTTTGTGTCTTGAAGATTGCAGTGACTGGAGTAATGCAACAACAAGAAGGGTTGTAATGCAG ATTGATCCCGAGCTCTCAAGGACTGTGATTGTCTCAACAAAACTTGATACCAAAATACCCCAGTTTTCTCGTGCCTCGGATGTGGAAGTATTTCTCTTACCTCCCACTTGTATGCTCGATGGGAGTATCTTGGGAGACTCTCCCTTCTTCACTTCTGTGCCCTCTGGAAGAGTTGGTGTAGGCCAAGATTCGGTTTACAGATCTAATGATGAGTTCAAAAAG GCAATATCATTAAGAGAGATGGAAGATGTTGCAAGCTTGGAGGAGAAAATGGGCCGGTCACTGTCAATGCAAGAAAGAAGTCGAATAGGTGTAAGCAAACTTAGGTCGTTTTTGGAAGAATTGCTACAGAAAAG GTATATGGATAATGTGCCACTAATCATTCCACTTCTTGAGAAGGAGTTCCGTAGCGCAACAAgaaagatgaatgaaataaatcaaGAACTCAG CACTTTGGATGAACTGAAACTAAAGGAGAAAGGAAGAATATTTCATGATCTGTTCTTGACAAAG TTATCATTGCTACTAAAAGGAACAGTTGTTGCACCTCCAGATAAATTTG GTGAAACGCTACAGGACGAGAGGACTAACGGAGGGGCATTTGTTAGCAGTGATGGCCTTCAGTTCCCTCACAAGCTTATACCT AATGCAGGAATGCGTCTATATGGGGGTGCACAATACCATCGTGCCATGGCTGAGTTCCGTTTTGTAGTTGGAGGTATAAAATGCCCTCCAATTACGAGGGAAGAAATTGTAAATGCATGTGGAGTGGAAGATTTACATGATGGAACAAACTACTCAAG GACAGCTTGTGTAATAGCTGTTGCAAAGGCACGTGATACGTTTGAGCCTTTCCTTCATCAG TTAGGTTGTAGGCTCTTGCACATTCTGAAGAGATTACTTCCTATATCAGTCTATCTTCTTCAG AAAGATGGTGAGTATTTAAGTGGCCATGAGGTGTTTCTGAGGCGTGTTGCTTCTGCTTTCAATGATTTTGCAGAATCTACCGAAAGGGCTTGTCGTGAAAA ATGCATGGAGGATTTAGTAAGCACCACCCGTTATGTGACCTGGTCTCTTCACAACAAG AATCGAGCTGGGTTACGTCAATTTTTAGACTCTTTCGCTGGAACAGAACATGCCACGACAGGTGGTAGTGGTGCATCTGCTGGTCTTTCTCAAGATTCATCCTTTGGGTCAGTCAccagtgagaaggatacaaagtCACGGGGAGATGTGAAGCTCAGTCATGTGGCATCTGGCACTGATTTGACATCTTCTATTCATTCAACAGAAACAAGGCTGGCTGATCTTTTAGATAGTACACTTTGGAATAGGAGGCTGGCTCCTTCATCTGAAAGGATCGTTTATGCTTTGGTGCAGCAGATATTTCATGGCATAAAGGAATATTTCTTAGCCTCTGCAGAGTTGAAG TTCAACTGCTTTCTTCTGATGCCTGTTGTAGATAAGTTGCCTGCACTGCTTAGAGAAGACTTAAAATCTGCTTTTGAGGATGACTTGGATAATATTTTTGATATCACCAATCTGAGACACTTATTAGGCCAGCGAAAGCGAGATGCAGAAATTGAGATTAAAAGG ATCAAGAGGCTCAAGGATAAGTTCAGATCACTAAATAAGAAGCTTAGTTCGAATCAAACGATTGCTACTGCCTTTTCCTGA